The following are encoded together in the Nocardioides thalensis genome:
- a CDS encoding substrate-binding domain-containing protein: MSTNSKPRATMRDVAALAGVSLKTVSRVVNDESPVSEAVRTRVHKAIDQLDYRHNLAASNLRRRVGRARVLGVLLQDVGNSFSAGLLRGLEDACHERQVALLAASLDEEAARERLLVSDLVSRRVDGLVIMPATDRQDYLLPELRAGLPTVFVDRHPVGVDADSVTVDNVRGGYDAARHLLAQGHRRIAVVSDLLAIETARLRIEGVEQALREAGVEPGPGLVRPDVRSADDAQAVVTELLGRPEPPTAVITLRNILSVGALRALRDAGAADRVALVGFDDFPTADLMDLTVIRQDVAAIGARAAELVLARLDGDETPARHVTVPHRLIQRGTGEVAVVPA; encoded by the coding sequence GTGTCGACCAACAGCAAGCCGCGCGCCACGATGCGCGACGTCGCGGCGCTGGCCGGCGTCAGCCTGAAGACGGTCTCGCGGGTGGTCAACGACGAGTCGCCGGTGTCCGAGGCCGTCCGCACCCGCGTGCACAAGGCCATCGACCAGCTCGACTACCGCCACAACCTCGCGGCGAGCAACCTGCGGCGCCGCGTCGGCCGGGCCCGCGTGCTCGGCGTGCTCCTCCAGGACGTCGGCAACAGCTTCTCCGCCGGGCTGCTCCGCGGACTGGAGGACGCCTGCCACGAGCGGCAGGTCGCTCTGCTCGCCGCCAGCCTCGACGAGGAGGCCGCGCGCGAGCGCCTGCTCGTCTCCGACCTCGTCTCACGGCGCGTCGACGGCCTGGTGATCATGCCCGCCACCGACCGGCAGGACTACCTGCTCCCCGAGCTGCGCGCCGGCCTGCCGACCGTCTTCGTCGACCGGCACCCCGTGGGCGTCGACGCCGACTCGGTCACCGTCGACAACGTGCGGGGCGGCTACGACGCCGCGCGCCACCTGCTCGCCCAGGGCCACCGCCGCATCGCCGTGGTCAGCGACCTGCTGGCGATCGAGACCGCCCGGCTCCGGATCGAGGGGGTGGAGCAGGCGCTGCGCGAGGCCGGCGTGGAGCCCGGTCCCGGCCTCGTCCGCCCCGACGTCCGCTCCGCCGACGACGCCCAGGCCGTGGTCACCGAGCTCCTCGGCCGCCCGGAGCCGCCTACCGCGGTGATCACGCTCCGCAACATCCTGAGCGTCGGCGCCCTGCGGGCGCTCCGCGACGCGGGCGCGGCCGACCGGGTCGCTCTCGTCGGGTTCGACGACTTCCCCACCGCCGACCTGATGGACCTGACCGTGATCCGGCAGGACGTGGCGGCCATCGGCGCCCGGGCGGCCGAGCTCGTCCTCGCGCGGCTCGACGGCGACGAGACGCCGGCGCGCCACGTGACGGTCCCGCACCGGCTGATCCAGCGCGGCACGGGCGAGGTCGCCGTCGTCCCGGCCTGA
- a CDS encoding substrate-binding domain-containing protein: MQHKPRAGLSRVVAAGAVVALSTTLAACGGSAEGDGETVGVTLITKDSINPFFVAMQEGAKEAAEGEDVDLTVAAGAEDGDEAGQIEAIEEAVARGDDGILITPNGPGVNSAIESARDAGLYVIALDTPPDPADIVDITFATDNFLAGELIGQWTAAQLGGEPATIALLDLFNDKVVSVDYDRDQGFLTGMGIDTADPQVNGDEAPSGSYSGGDYEIVCNEPTGGNSDGGRSAMESCLTQSDEINVVYTINEPAAVGAHEALEAAGIDDALIVSVDGGCAGVQSVKDGVIGATSQQYPLEMASQGVAAIADLARGGDAPETSDGLDFYNTGVALVTDQPADGVESIDTDEAAEICWG, from the coding sequence ATGCAGCACAAGCCCCGCGCAGGACTCTCCCGGGTCGTCGCCGCCGGCGCGGTCGTCGCGCTCTCCACCACGCTCGCCGCCTGCGGCGGGTCGGCCGAGGGTGACGGCGAGACCGTCGGCGTCACCCTCATCACCAAGGACTCGATCAACCCGTTCTTCGTCGCGATGCAGGAGGGCGCGAAGGAGGCCGCGGAGGGTGAGGACGTCGACCTCACGGTCGCCGCCGGCGCCGAGGACGGCGACGAGGCCGGGCAGATCGAGGCGATCGAGGAGGCGGTCGCCCGTGGCGACGACGGCATCCTGATCACGCCCAACGGTCCCGGCGTCAACTCGGCCATCGAGTCCGCGCGCGACGCCGGCCTCTACGTGATCGCCCTCGACACGCCCCCGGACCCCGCCGACATCGTCGACATCACCTTCGCGACCGACAACTTCCTGGCGGGCGAGCTGATCGGCCAGTGGACCGCCGCCCAGCTGGGCGGCGAGCCAGCGACGATCGCGCTCCTCGACCTGTTCAACGACAAGGTTGTCAGCGTCGACTACGACCGCGACCAAGGCTTCCTGACCGGCATGGGCATCGACACCGCCGACCCGCAGGTCAACGGCGACGAGGCTCCCTCGGGCAGCTACTCCGGCGGCGACTACGAGATCGTTTGCAACGAACCGACCGGCGGCAACTCCGACGGCGGCCGGAGCGCGATGGAGAGCTGCCTGACGCAGAGCGACGAGATCAACGTCGTCTACACGATCAACGAGCCCGCGGCGGTCGGCGCGCACGAGGCGCTCGAGGCCGCGGGCATCGACGACGCCCTCATCGTGTCCGTCGACGGCGGCTGCGCGGGCGTCCAGTCCGTCAAGGACGGCGTCATCGGCGCCACCTCGCAGCAGTACCCGCTCGAGATGGCGTCCCAGGGCGTCGCCGCGATCGCCGACCTCGCGCGCGGCGGTGACGCGCCCGAGACGTCGGACGGCCTCGACTTCTACAACACCGGCGTCGCGCTGGTGACCGACCAGCCGGCCGACGGCGTCGAGAGCATCGACACCGACGAGGCCGCCGAGATCTGCTGGGGCTGA
- a CDS encoding ABC transporter permease subunit, which translates to MTTQTLTAASVLQGRKTLAQRLQSQLHARPWLSPAVVLVAAYVVFSLVNPRFAEPGAQSLLIQQTAVVAALAIGQTLIILTAGIDLSVGAITILAMMVTAKAAAENGLSGPMALLLGLGVGLGAGLVNGALVTRLSLPPFIVTLGTLSVFTAITLIYTGGTSIQANALPGLLSWTGESFAVGEFRITVGVVLVLAMYGVVGFALSQTAWGQHVYAVGDDPEAARLSGVSARRVLLSVYLAAGLIYAIAAWVLIGRAGAASPNALTDANLASITAVVIGGTSLFGGRGALIGSLLGALIVQSFTLGLALAGVDDHYRLLAVGALVILAVSADQWIRKARA; encoded by the coding sequence GTGACCACCCAGACCCTGACCGCTGCGAGCGTCCTGCAGGGCAGGAAGACCCTCGCCCAGCGGCTCCAGTCCCAGCTGCACGCCCGGCCCTGGCTCAGCCCGGCGGTCGTGCTCGTGGCGGCGTACGTCGTCTTCTCGCTCGTCAACCCGCGCTTCGCCGAACCGGGCGCACAGTCTCTGCTGATCCAGCAGACCGCAGTCGTGGCGGCGCTCGCGATCGGGCAGACCCTGATCATCCTGACCGCCGGCATCGACCTGTCGGTCGGCGCGATCACGATCCTCGCGATGATGGTGACGGCCAAGGCGGCCGCCGAGAACGGGCTGTCCGGGCCGATGGCCCTGCTGCTCGGGCTCGGCGTCGGGCTCGGCGCCGGTCTCGTCAACGGCGCCCTGGTGACCCGGCTCAGCCTGCCGCCGTTCATCGTCACCCTCGGCACGCTCAGCGTCTTCACCGCGATCACCCTGATCTACACCGGCGGCACCAGCATCCAGGCCAACGCGCTGCCCGGCCTGCTCAGCTGGACCGGCGAGTCCTTCGCGGTCGGCGAGTTCCGGATCACGGTCGGAGTGGTCCTGGTCCTGGCGATGTACGGCGTCGTCGGCTTCGCGCTGTCGCAGACGGCCTGGGGCCAGCACGTGTACGCCGTCGGCGACGACCCCGAGGCCGCGCGTCTCTCGGGGGTCAGCGCGCGCCGGGTCCTGCTCAGCGTCTACCTCGCCGCCGGCCTCATTTACGCGATCGCCGCGTGGGTGCTGATCGGCCGGGCGGGCGCCGCCAGCCCCAACGCGCTGACCGACGCCAACCTCGCGAGCATCACCGCCGTCGTCATCGGCGGGACCAGCCTCTTCGGCGGCCGGGGCGCCCTGATCGGGTCGCTCCTCGGCGCGCTCATCGTCCAGTCGTTCACCCTCGGCCTGGCGCTGGCAGGGGTCGACGACCACTACCGGCTCCTGGCCGTCGGGGCGCTGGTGATCCTCGCCGTCTCCGCCGACCAGTGGATCAGGAAGGCACGCGCATGA
- a CDS encoding ATP-binding cassette domain-containing protein, giving the protein MTTLSREPESATMPHVPDPSATTPVLEARGLVKTFGNVVGLAGVDLELRQGEVLAVIGDNGAGKSTLIQCLTGALVPDEGELLLEGVPVSFRKPQDAREAGIETVYQSLAVIPALDIATNLFLAREVRRRGPLGRVLRMLDKKAMREQAENAVQDLGIQTIQNMGQAVETLSGGQRQAVAVARAAAFGSKGVVLDEPTAALGVKESGQVLGTIEKLRDAGLAVILISHNMPHVWQVADRIHVQRLGRGAGVLDPKVHTMSEGVAVMTGATTIDELEARQAGARDD; this is encoded by the coding sequence ATGACCACCCTCAGCCGCGAACCGGAGTCCGCCACGATGCCCCACGTCCCCGACCCGTCCGCCACCACGCCGGTCCTCGAGGCCCGTGGCCTGGTCAAGACCTTCGGCAACGTCGTCGGCCTTGCCGGGGTCGACCTCGAGCTGCGCCAGGGAGAGGTGCTCGCCGTCATCGGCGACAACGGCGCCGGCAAGTCGACCCTGATCCAGTGCCTCACCGGGGCGCTCGTTCCCGACGAGGGCGAGCTGCTCCTCGAGGGCGTGCCGGTGAGCTTCCGCAAGCCCCAGGACGCCCGCGAGGCGGGCATCGAGACCGTCTACCAGTCGCTCGCCGTGATCCCCGCCCTCGACATCGCCACCAATCTCTTCCTCGCCCGCGAGGTACGGCGCCGCGGGCCGCTGGGGCGCGTCCTCCGCATGCTCGACAAGAAGGCCATGCGCGAGCAGGCGGAGAACGCCGTGCAGGACCTGGGCATCCAGACGATCCAGAACATGGGCCAGGCGGTCGAGACCCTGTCGGGCGGCCAGCGGCAGGCCGTCGCGGTCGCGCGCGCGGCAGCGTTCGGCAGCAAGGGCGTCGTCCTCGACGAGCCGACCGCGGCGCTGGGCGTCAAGGAGTCGGGCCAGGTGCTCGGCACGATCGAGAAGCTCCGCGACGCAGGCCTGGCCGTGATCCTGATCAGCCACAACATGCCGCACGTGTGGCAGGTGGCCGACCGCATCCACGTGCAGCGGCTGGGCCGCGGCGCCGGCGTGCTGGACCCCAAGGTGCACACGATGTCGGAAGGCGTCGCGGTGATGACCGGTGCGACCACGATCGACGAGCTGGAGGCCCGGCAGGCCGGGGCCCGCGATGACTGA
- a CDS encoding carbohydrate kinase family protein — protein MTDGRVLVVGESVVDVVPREDGTTVEHPGGSPANVAVALTRLGVPVDLVTAVGPDTRGDLLLRHLQRSGVRVVGDAAILPRTSTAVARLDAHGAASYDFDLRTDLAEPPAAADRVHVHAGSVAAVVEPGRSAVRRVLASHRETATVSYDINARPALTGSGPDLATAVDEVCALSDLVKASDEDLAVVYPGTPTDEAAQRLLALGPTAVVVTRGAAGATCYTRSDEISVPGFGVTVVDTIGAGDSFLAALLDGLLRTGGLGEAGADRLSGASRAQWYAVLSRANAAAAITVSRAGANPPTHHELDPVGTELAHSDLPA, from the coding sequence ATGACTGATGGGCGGGTGCTCGTCGTCGGCGAATCGGTCGTCGACGTGGTCCCGCGCGAGGACGGGACGACGGTCGAGCACCCGGGCGGCAGCCCGGCCAACGTCGCCGTCGCGCTGACCCGGCTCGGCGTGCCCGTCGACCTGGTGACGGCAGTGGGCCCGGACACTCGGGGCGACCTCCTGCTCCGGCACCTGCAGCGGTCGGGCGTGCGGGTCGTGGGCGACGCCGCGATCCTGCCCCGCACGTCCACCGCGGTCGCGCGGCTCGACGCGCACGGCGCGGCGTCGTACGACTTCGACCTGCGGACCGACCTCGCCGAGCCACCCGCCGCGGCCGACCGGGTGCACGTGCACGCCGGCTCGGTCGCTGCCGTCGTCGAGCCGGGCCGGTCGGCCGTCCGGCGGGTGCTCGCCTCCCACCGGGAGACGGCGACCGTCAGCTACGACATCAACGCACGTCCGGCGCTCACCGGGAGCGGGCCCGACCTCGCCACCGCGGTGGACGAGGTCTGCGCGCTCAGCGACCTGGTGAAGGCGTCCGACGAGGACCTCGCCGTGGTCTACCCCGGCACCCCGACCGACGAGGCCGCCCAGCGGCTCCTCGCCCTCGGCCCGACGGCGGTCGTCGTGACCCGGGGTGCGGCCGGCGCCACCTGCTACACGCGGTCGGACGAGATCAGCGTGCCCGGGTTTGGCGTCACCGTCGTCGACACGATCGGCGCTGGCGACTCGTTCCTGGCCGCCCTGCTCGACGGCCTGCTCCGCACCGGCGGTCTCGGCGAGGCGGGCGCCGACCGGCTGTCGGGCGCCTCGCGCGCGCAGTGGTACGCCGTGCTCTCGCGCGCCAACGCCGCGGCGGCGATCACCGTGTCCCGCGCAGGCGCCAACCCGCCGACCCACCACGAGCTCGACCCCGTCGGGACCGAGCTCGCGCACAGCGACCTGCCCGCCTGA
- a CDS encoding glycoside hydrolase family 32 protein yields MRLLRAALTALAASGLLVTALAPAAPAREPDPATERYRPHVHFSPEKNWMNDPNGMVFHEGTWHLFFQHNPSGTRWGNMSWGHATSPDLFHWEQQPLAIPQTFDDAGNPVEDIFSGSVVSDETNSSGLGTAANPPLVALYTSAYTSHHPTLAGRQAQSLAYSLDNGQTWTKYSGNPVLDRGSANFRDPKVFRYDGPAGSYWVMVAVEAVDHKVVLYKSENLVDWTYLSEFGNANATGGIWECPDLFPLPVDGDPDNEKWVLVVNLNPGAVAGGSGGQYFVGEFDGTTFTSESTVGRAEPPAGVDLGSFDDGTFGGWTVANEPGNAQQGPWGSGPAAGTLPGQNVVSGHAGAGLVNGFHGGDWPVGTMESEPFTIERDFLNFLVGGGRHPHVPGARLDNAPPAGTLLFEGFEYAAGGVADHGWELTGDFAPERNPSTAGGEYYLGEKRLNTWEGGPRGDDNQGTLTSPAFPLDGDHVSFLLGGGRRTDGSLQAELLVDGEVVRSTTGPESGALNWKTWDVTDYAGRTARLRLVDRATGGWGHLTLDHVVVGDEPARVRSDETSVNLVVDGEVVRTATGSNSESLDWESWDVRDLVGESATIRLVDNNRSGWGHLLADQFMAADAPARKGLTSYDWLDWGRDYYAAVSFSGVPDGRRVMLGWMNNWDYANDIPTSTWRSSMALPREVELVSTPQGPRLAQQVVDEIAPLRSPRDRWSAKKRTITGTTTLPVTGDVVQVDARIRLGSADAAGLSVLGGSESATRIGYDARRGELLVDRTDSGDTDFHPAFPSVERAPVALENGVLTIRVYVDRASVEVFTADGRTTITDQVFPEVGADDIGLWAEGGTAHLERLTVTPLERSMWADGKHRSRP; encoded by the coding sequence ATGCGTCTGCTTCGTGCTGCCCTCACCGCCCTCGCCGCCAGCGGCCTGCTGGTCACCGCGCTGGCGCCCGCCGCTCCGGCCCGGGAGCCGGACCCCGCGACCGAGCGGTACCGACCGCACGTCCACTTCTCGCCGGAGAAGAACTGGATGAACGACCCCAACGGGATGGTCTTCCACGAGGGGACCTGGCACCTGTTCTTCCAGCACAACCCGTCCGGCACGCGCTGGGGCAACATGAGCTGGGGTCACGCGACGTCGCCCGACCTCTTCCACTGGGAGCAGCAGCCGCTGGCGATCCCGCAGACCTTCGACGACGCGGGCAACCCCGTGGAGGACATCTTCTCCGGGTCCGTGGTGTCGGACGAGACGAACTCCTCGGGCCTCGGCACCGCGGCGAACCCGCCGCTCGTCGCGCTCTACACGAGCGCCTACACCTCGCACCACCCGACGCTCGCCGGTCGCCAGGCGCAGTCCCTGGCCTACAGCCTCGACAACGGACAGACCTGGACGAAGTACTCCGGGAACCCCGTCCTGGACAGGGGTTCCGCCAACTTCCGCGACCCCAAGGTGTTCCGCTACGACGGACCGGCCGGGTCGTACTGGGTGATGGTCGCGGTCGAGGCCGTCGACCACAAGGTGGTCCTCTACAAGAGCGAGAACCTCGTCGACTGGACCTACCTGAGCGAGTTCGGCAATGCCAACGCGACCGGTGGGATCTGGGAGTGCCCGGACCTCTTCCCGCTCCCCGTCGACGGCGACCCGGACAACGAGAAGTGGGTCCTCGTCGTCAACCTCAACCCCGGAGCCGTCGCCGGCGGCAGCGGCGGGCAGTACTTCGTCGGTGAGTTCGACGGCACGACGTTCACCTCGGAGTCGACCGTGGGCCGGGCCGAGCCGCCCGCGGGCGTGGACCTCGGGTCCTTCGACGACGGCACCTTCGGCGGCTGGACCGTCGCCAACGAGCCCGGCAACGCTCAGCAGGGACCGTGGGGGAGCGGGCCGGCGGCGGGCACCCTGCCCGGGCAGAACGTCGTGTCGGGTCACGCCGGCGCCGGTCTGGTGAACGGGTTCCACGGCGGTGACTGGCCGGTCGGGACGATGGAGTCCGAGCCGTTCACCATCGAGCGCGACTTCCTCAACTTCCTCGTCGGGGGCGGGCGGCACCCGCACGTGCCCGGCGCGCGCCTGGACAACGCACCACCCGCGGGCACCCTCCTCTTCGAGGGCTTCGAGTACGCCGCCGGCGGCGTCGCCGACCACGGGTGGGAGCTGACCGGTGACTTCGCGCCCGAGCGCAACCCGTCGACCGCGGGCGGCGAGTACTACCTCGGCGAGAAGCGGCTCAACACCTGGGAGGGCGGCCCCCGCGGCGACGACAACCAGGGCACGCTGACCTCGCCGGCGTTTCCGCTCGACGGCGACCACGTCAGCTTCCTCCTGGGCGGCGGCCGCCGTACCGACGGGTCGCTGCAGGCCGAGCTGCTGGTCGACGGCGAGGTCGTCCGGTCCACCACGGGCCCGGAGTCGGGTGCCCTGAACTGGAAGACCTGGGACGTCACTGACTACGCCGGCCGCACCGCGCGGCTGCGCCTGGTGGACCGTGCGACGGGCGGCTGGGGCCACCTCACGCTCGACCACGTGGTCGTCGGCGACGAGCCCGCCCGGGTGCGCAGCGACGAGACGAGCGTGAACCTCGTCGTCGATGGCGAGGTGGTCCGGACCGCCACCGGGAGCAACAGCGAGAGCCTCGACTGGGAGAGCTGGGACGTGCGCGACCTCGTCGGCGAGAGCGCGACCATCCGGCTGGTCGACAACAACCGCTCGGGTTGGGGGCACCTGCTCGCGGACCAGTTCATGGCCGCCGACGCCCCGGCCCGCAAGGGCCTCACCAGCTATGACTGGCTCGACTGGGGCCGGGACTACTACGCAGCCGTGTCCTTCTCGGGCGTCCCGGACGGCCGGCGGGTGATGCTCGGCTGGATGAACAACTGGGACTACGCCAACGACATCCCCACCAGCACCTGGCGGAGCTCGATGGCGCTGCCGCGCGAGGTCGAGCTGGTCTCGACGCCGCAGGGTCCGCGCCTGGCCCAGCAGGTGGTCGACGAGATCGCCCCGTTGCGCTCGCCGCGCGACCGGTGGTCGGCGAAGAAGCGCACCATCACGGGCACGACGACCCTGCCGGTCACCGGCGACGTCGTGCAGGTGGACGCCCGGATCCGGCTCGGGTCCGCGGACGCGGCTGGCCTGAGCGTGCTCGGCGGGTCGGAGTCGGCGACGCGCATCGGATACGACGCGCGCCGTGGTGAGCTGCTCGTCGACCGCACCGACTCGGGCGACACCGACTTCCACCCGGCGTTCCCGTCGGTGGAGCGTGCGCCCGTGGCCTTGGAGAACGGGGTGCTGACCATCCGCGTGTACGTCGACCGCGCCTCCGTGGAGGTCTTCACCGCCGACGGCCGGACCACGATCACCGACCAGGTGTTCCCGGAGGTCGGCGCCGACGACATCGGACTGTGGGCCGAGGGGGGCACCGCGCACCTCGAGCGGCTGACGGTCACGCCCCTCGAGCGGTCGATGTGGGCGGACGGGAAGCACCGCTCGCGGCCCTGA
- a CDS encoding FAD-dependent monooxygenase, translated as MTEIETYDAIVVGARCAGATVATLLARGGWRVALVDRDRFPSDAISTHTVFPDALAELERLGAMDLLRARHDLAPARYSWRVLGQAVAGAFTPSGGHDRCLSVRRISLDAVLVDLAHEAGADLHLGQRVTEVLGAGTADDPARGVVLDDGRVLGARWVLAADGQRSTVARRLGLPAEQEMRGEMAFLLAYWTGLPRSEWCHLDVHADRALMSVPCEDGVHLLSVAGRADLTRGTPEELEERYHALLGSFPGVLNPRLLAGADRISKVVAAPETMMRGYFRPAAGPGWATLGDAGHLKHPATAQGIGDALAQARYVAEHLLAGGDLGGYADWRAARAAEHYEWSFMAARFPGPAAEGLYAGIAADPDAAQGFLDSFTKRTRPSDVLTAERTARWRMASAYEDGLRRVVALVEGVEREVAERTVPACPDWSVRDLVAHLAGVAEDSTRGGFFPAADRAWADADAAVARERWTAGHTERRRRRTTEEVLSDLAHHGRAYVAAVRRGDGPALAGPPWMLSAPLADLSAHLEDLREALGVPPEPDAEITRTGFGVYRAWLDQRLVATGAPALGLSDGDRTWVLGGTEPAATLTATRAELFRIITGRRSEAAIRAADWDGDPGPYLGVLSPYPLPA; from the coding sequence GTGACCGAGATCGAGACGTACGACGCCATCGTGGTCGGTGCCCGCTGCGCCGGGGCGACCGTGGCGACCCTGCTCGCGCGCGGCGGCTGGCGGGTGGCCCTGGTCGACCGCGACCGGTTCCCGAGCGACGCCATCTCCACGCACACCGTGTTTCCCGACGCCCTCGCCGAGCTCGAGCGGCTCGGGGCGATGGACCTGCTCCGCGCGCGGCACGACCTCGCGCCGGCGCGCTACAGCTGGCGGGTCCTCGGCCAGGCGGTGGCGGGGGCGTTCACCCCGTCCGGCGGGCACGACCGGTGCCTCAGCGTCCGGCGGATCAGCCTCGACGCGGTGCTGGTCGACCTGGCGCACGAGGCGGGCGCCGACCTGCACCTCGGGCAGCGCGTGACCGAGGTCCTCGGCGCCGGCACCGCCGACGACCCGGCGCGGGGCGTCGTGCTCGACGACGGCCGGGTGCTCGGCGCCCGCTGGGTGCTCGCCGCCGACGGGCAGCGATCGACGGTCGCGCGGCGCCTCGGGCTCCCGGCCGAGCAGGAGATGCGCGGGGAGATGGCGTTCCTCCTCGCGTACTGGACCGGGCTGCCCCGCTCCGAGTGGTGCCACCTCGACGTCCATGCCGACCGGGCGCTGATGTCGGTGCCCTGCGAGGACGGCGTGCACCTGCTCTCCGTCGCCGGTCGCGCCGACCTGACCCGGGGAACGCCGGAGGAGCTGGAGGAGCGCTACCACGCGCTGCTCGGGTCGTTCCCCGGCGTGCTGAACCCGCGCCTGCTGGCCGGCGCCGATCGGATCAGCAAGGTCGTGGCGGCGCCGGAGACGATGATGCGCGGCTACTTCCGGCCGGCGGCGGGGCCCGGCTGGGCGACCCTCGGCGACGCCGGCCACCTGAAGCACCCAGCGACCGCGCAGGGCATCGGCGACGCGCTCGCGCAGGCCCGCTACGTCGCGGAGCACCTGCTCGCCGGCGGCGACCTCGGTGGCTACGCCGACTGGCGCGCCGCGCGTGCGGCCGAGCACTACGAGTGGTCGTTCATGGCCGCTCGCTTCCCGGGTCCCGCGGCTGAGGGGCTGTACGCCGGCATCGCCGCGGACCCCGACGCGGCGCAGGGGTTCCTCGACTCCTTCACCAAGCGCACCCGGCCGTCCGACGTGCTGACCGCCGAGCGGACGGCGCGGTGGCGCATGGCCAGCGCCTACGAGGACGGCCTGCGGCGGGTCGTCGCGCTCGTCGAGGGCGTGGAGCGCGAGGTTGCCGAGCGGACCGTGCCCGCGTGCCCGGACTGGTCGGTCCGCGACCTGGTGGCCCACCTGGCCGGTGTCGCCGAGGACTCGACGCGGGGCGGCTTCTTCCCGGCCGCGGACCGGGCCTGGGCCGACGCCGACGCGGCGGTCGCCCGCGAGCGCTGGACCGCCGGCCACACCGAGCGGCGGAGGCGACGTACGACCGAGGAGGTGCTGTCCGACCTCGCGCACCACGGCCGTGCGTACGTCGCCGCGGTACGCCGCGGGGACGGACCTGCGCTCGCCGGACCGCCGTGGATGCTGAGCGCGCCGCTCGCCGACCTGTCCGCGCACCTCGAGGACCTGCGCGAGGCGCTCGGCGTGCCACCGGAGCCGGACGCCGAGATCACGCGGACCGGCTTCGGGGTCTACCGCGCCTGGCTGGACCAGCGACTCGTCGCGACCGGCGCCCCGGCGCTGGGCCTGTCGGACGGCGACCGCACCTGGGTGCTCGGCGGCACCGAGCCCGCCGCGACCCTGACCGCGACTCGCGCCGAGCTGTTCCGGATCATCACCGGTCGTCGCAGCGAGGCAGCGATCCGCGCGGCCGACTGGGACGGCGACCCCGGTCCCTACCTCGGCGTGCTGTCGCCGTACCCGCTGCCGGCCTGA